The Anaerotignum faecicola genome segment AGCTTTTTGGTGTATTCCAGGATTTTGCCCTTTGCCGTATTGGATACGGAGAAGGTAGGGTATACGGAGATGGAGTCGCCGGAGTGAACACCGGTACGCTCTACATGCTCCATGATGCCGGGTACGAATACATCGTAGCCGTCACAAACAGCGTCTACCTCCAATTCCTTACCCTGAATATATTTATCAACCAGAACAGGCTGATCCTCGTTAATCGCTACAGCTGTTTTCAGATAGGTTCTCAGCTGATTTTCATCCGCAACAATCTGCATGGCACGTCCGCCCAGAACATAGGAGGGGCGAACCAGAACAGGATAGCCGATTTCTGCCGCAGCCTTTACGCCTGCTTCGATATTGGTAACAGCCTGTCCCTTGGGCTGAGGGATGCCAAGCTGAGTCATGATATGCTCAAAGGAGTCTCTGTTTTCCGCCTTTTCGATTGCCGCAACATCTGTACCGATGATGGTTACGCCGCGTTTCATCAGAGGCTCTGCAAGGTTGATGGCAGTCTGCCCGCCGAGGGATGCAATTACACCCAGAGGCTGCTCCAGCTCTACCACATTCATAACATCCTCAACCGTCAGAGGTTCAAAGTACAGCTTATCACTTGTGGTGTAGTCTGTGGAAACGGTTTCGGGGTTGTTGTTGATGATGATGGATTCATAGCCGAACTTCTTGATGGTGGTTACCGCGTGTACAGTGGAGTAGTCGAATTCGACACCCTGCCCGATACGGATGGGGCCGGAGCCAAGCACGATAATTTTCTTCTTATCACTGATACGAGAATCGTTTTCCTTCTCATAGGTGGAGTAGAAGTAGGGGATGTAGCCGCCGCAGCCGCTTGTTTCAATCATTTTATAAACGGGGAACAGGTTCATTTCCTTTCTCAGATTATAAACTGCAACCTCATCCTGCTTCCACAGCTTTGCGATATACTGGTCGGAAAAGCCCATTTTCTTTGCCGTTGTCAGAATTTCCTTATTGCCGACATTTTCTGCCAGAGTGGTTTCGTAATCGACAATCTTCTTGAAGGATTCCAGGAAATATTCCGTAATCATGGTTGCCTTGAAGATTTCATGCAGAGAAACGCCATTGCGAATCAGCTGTGCGATGGCATAAATGCGGTCATCGGGGCTTGTTGCAATATAGCTCAGCATATCCTCGTTGGACATGGTATCGAATTTCGGCATATACAGATGGCAAACGCCGATTTCCAAGGAACGAATGGATTTCAGCAGACATTCCTCCAATGTACGTCCGATACCCATAACCTCGCCGGTTGCCTTCATCTGTGTGGAAAGCGTATTTGCGGCAGTTGCAAATTTATCGAAGGGGAAGCGGGGCATTTTTGCTACGATATAATCCAGTGCAGGCTCGTAGTTTGCGGTTGTTTCGCCCAGCTTGATTTCATCCAATGTCATGCCGACAGCAATTTTTGCGGTAACTCTTGCGATGGGGTAGCCGCTTGCCTTGGATGCCAGTGCAGAGGAACGGGAAACGCGGGGGTTTACCTCGATTAAGTAATATTCGGAGGAATTGGGGTTCAGTGCGAACTGCACATTGCAGCCGCCTTCGATTTTCAATTCCTTGATGATTTTCAGTGCAGAATCACGCAGCATGGTGAAATCATGGTCATTCAGTGTGAGGATGGGTGCTACAACGATGGAGTCGCCTGTATGCACACCAACGGGGTCGATGTTTTCCATACCGCAGATGGTGATGGCATGGTCGGTACCGTCACGCATAACCTCGAATTCGATTTCCTTATAGCCCTTTACGCTCTTTTCTACCAGAACCTGATGCACAGGGGAAAGCTTCAGCGCATGCTTCATGATTTCCACCAGTTCAGCTTCGTTATTGGCAAAGCCGCCGCCTGTGCCGCCCAGTGTGAAGGCAGGACGCAGCACAACGGGATAACCGATTTCATTTGCCGCTGCGATGGCTTCTTCTACGGAATAAGTAATCTGAGAGGGGATAACGGGCTCACCGATGGATTGGCACATTTCCTTAAACAGCTCACGGTCCTCCGCACGTTCGATGCTATCGATAGGAGTCCCCAGAAGCTCAACCTGACACTCCTTCAGGATGCCCTTTTTTTCCAGCTGCATTGCCAGATTCAGACCTGTCTGTCCGCCGATACCGGGAACAATGGCATCAGGTCTTTCGTAACGCAGGATTTTTGCAACATATTCCAGAGTCAGAGGTTCCATATAAACCTTATCCGCAATGGTGGTATCTGTCATGATGGTTGCGGGGTTAGAATTAACTAATACAACCTCAAAGCCCTCTTCCTTCAAAGCCAGACACGCCTGCGTGCCGGCATAGTCAAACTCTGCTGCTTGACCGATTACAATGGGGCCGGAGCCGATAATCAGAATTTTCTTTAAGTCTGTTCTCTTTGGCATAATGTTTTGTTCCTCCTCATGTTCTTTTTACCTGTTTATACCTATTATATAGCTATTTCATTTATATAGCTATTTCTATCTGTTTCTATTTTACAGTGTTTCATCCTTCCATGCAATGCTGCCGTGATACATTGTCAGCCTGCAGGCACCAAAAACCTTTTCTCCTGCGAAGGGCGTTGCTCTGCCCATGCTCAGGAAGTCATCTGGGTTGATGGTGTATTCCTTATCCAAATCGTAAACCGTCAGGCTTGCAGGCTGTCCTTCTTCCAGAGGTGTGCCGACACAGAAGCGGTTTCTGGGATTGGTGTGCATCAACTCGATGAGCTTTTCCAGAGAAAGTACGCCTGTTTTCACCAGCTTGGTATACAGAATGGGGAAGGCAGTTTCCAGACCGACTACACCCATCAGGCTCTTTTCCAGACCTCTGCTCTTTTCCTCTGCGGAGTGGGGAGCGTGGTCTGTCGCAATCATACCAATCGTGCCGTCGAGAATACCGGCAATCAGTGCTTCTCTGTCCTCCTCGCTGCGGATGGGGGGGTTCATTTTAAAGCGTCCGTCCTCCTGCAGCATGGAATCATTCATGGTCAGATAATGCGGCGCGGTTTCGCAGGTCACATCCAACCCCTCTGCCCTTGCCTTGCGGATGAGTGCCACGCTTTCCTTTGTGGAGATGTGGCAGACATGGTATTTCACGCCGGTTTCCTTTACCAGCTGCAAATCTCTCTCAATCTGCTTCCATTCGCTTTCGGAGCAGATACCCCGATGCCCATGTGCCTTTGCATATTCGCCCTTATGAATATAGCCGCCCGCAAGCAGGGAATT includes the following:
- a CDS encoding dihydroorotase, with product MHLREPGFFYKETIKSGSLAAAHGGYTAVCAMPNLNPVPDCRENLEVQLKAIRETACIQVVPYGTITVGEKGEELAAYDEIVNDVCAFSDDGRGVQNDEIMREAMKKISTYNKIVAAHCEDNSLLAGGYIHKGEYAKAHGHRGICSESEWKQIERDLQLVKETGVKYHVCHISTKESVALIRKARAEGLDVTCETAPHYLTMNDSMLQEDGRFKMNPPIRSEEDREALIAGILDGTIGMIATDHAPHSAEEKSRGLEKSLMGVVGLETAFPILYTKLVKTGVLSLEKLIELMHTNPRNRFCVGTPLEEGQPASLTVYDLDKEYTINPDDFLSMGRATPFAGEKVFGACRLTMYHGSIAWKDETL
- the carB gene encoding carbamoyl-phosphate synthase large subunit gives rise to the protein MPKRTDLKKILIIGSGPIVIGQAAEFDYAGTQACLALKEEGFEVVLVNSNPATIMTDTTIADKVYMEPLTLEYVAKILRYERPDAIVPGIGGQTGLNLAMQLEKKGILKECQVELLGTPIDSIERAEDRELFKEMCQSIGEPVIPSQITYSVEEAIAAANEIGYPVVLRPAFTLGGTGGGFANNEAELVEIMKHALKLSPVHQVLVEKSVKGYKEIEFEVMRDGTDHAITICGMENIDPVGVHTGDSIVVAPILTLNDHDFTMLRDSALKIIKELKIEGGCNVQFALNPNSSEYYLIEVNPRVSRSSALASKASGYPIARVTAKIAVGMTLDEIKLGETTANYEPALDYIVAKMPRFPFDKFATAANTLSTQMKATGEVMGIGRTLEECLLKSIRSLEIGVCHLYMPKFDTMSNEDMLSYIATSPDDRIYAIAQLIRNGVSLHEIFKATMITEYFLESFKKIVDYETTLAENVGNKEILTTAKKMGFSDQYIAKLWKQDEVAVYNLRKEMNLFPVYKMIETSGCGGYIPYFYSTYEKENDSRISDKKKIIVLGSGPIRIGQGVEFDYSTVHAVTTIKKFGYESIIINNNPETVSTDYTTSDKLYFEPLTVEDVMNVVELEQPLGVIASLGGQTAINLAEPLMKRGVTIIGTDVAAIEKAENRDSFEHIMTQLGIPQPKGQAVTNIEAGVKAAAEIGYPVLVRPSYVLGGRAMQIVADENQLRTYLKTAVAINEDQPVLVDKYIQGKELEVDAVCDGYDVFVPGIMEHVERTGVHSGDSISVYPTFSVSNTAKGKILEYTKKLGLGIGIIGLFNIQFIVDKEDNVYVIEVNPRSSRTVPFLSKATGYSLADIATLVILGKTLKEQGIFGLYPDEKQRWYVKVPAFSFSKLHGMDTYLSPEMKSTGEAIGYDNKLNRALYKALQASGMNIQNYGTVLATIADKDKEEALPLIRRFYELGFNIEATKGTADFLKEHGIRTRTRKKLSDGSEEIFDSIRQGYVSYVINTRDIHSAASNSDGQEIRQCAVENNVTVFTALDTVRVLLDVLEETTLGISTIDA